The sequence GTCGCTGGGACTGATCTCGACTCCGGACTTCATCGACTGGCCGAGTCGCTGGCTGCCGGCCTACGATTCGGAAACCACGTTTGATTCGTACGGCGTTCCTCACGGAGATCTGCGCGCCCTGCGCGAAGCGCTGCCCGAACGTCATGCGGAACTTCTGGCGAATCTGCCGTGGCGAGTCGAACATCCGCATCTGCTGTTCGTTCACGCCGGACTGGACCCGGCGATGTCGTTTGATATTCAGGTGCAGATCCTGCGCGAGCGTGACTTTACTCTGGCTCACCCGCCCTGGCTGTTCAGCAAGTCGTTTATCAACGGCCCCGTGCCGGCCGGCTGTCCGGTCACGCTGGTGATCGGCCATGTGCCGATCGCCGAGGTCTACTTCGGCAAACAGATCATTGCCACCGACACCACCGGAGGCGTCCAGGGCGATCTGAGCTGCGTGCTGCTGCCGGAAGCCGTCGTCCTGACATCCGGCGACGAAGAACCCCGGCAGCTGACGCCGGACGCCCGCCGGCAAAAGAAAAAAGCCTGGTGGCAGGTATGGTAGTTCCCGGCGAATCCGCATACCCCGCCGGTTCCCGCGCGTTTTCGCATCCTCACCGCATCCTCCAGAAAGGGAACCTGCGGGCTCCAATGGCCGCCGCCGGTCGCCGGGTCGCCGGGTCGCCTGACGGTGTCCAAGCCGCTGTTGACGCCATTTTCCGTTCCCGGCAGAATGTCCTGCTGCGATCAATTGAGCACGATGCTTGAGCTTCGGTCGTTGTCATGGATGACTCAGGATGAATGCGAACGCGATCAGCCTACAGCGGTTGTTTCCGGCAGCCAGCTTTGTCGGCTGTGCTGATGTGGTCGTCGCCGGTGTTTCCTGCGACAGCCGCCGGGTTGTTCCTGGCGATGTTTTTGTCGCGCTGCCCGGAACCCGGACAGACGGGCACAGCTATATTCGACAGGCCGTTGCCGCGGGAGCCACTGCGGCCATTGTCAGACGGCCGGTGTCGGGACTGCGGCTGCCCCAGTGCGTCGTCGACGATGTGCCCGTGGCCTATGCACGCCTTTGCATGGCCCTGGCCGGAAATCCCCAGCGTTCGGTCAAGACCGCGGGAATCACCGGCACGAACGGAAAAACCACCACCGCATTTCTGCTGCGGTCAATTCTGGAACAGTCAAACTGCCGCTGCGGTCTGCTGGGCACAGTCGAATTCAGCGACGGCCTGAACAGTTCCGCGGCATCCATGACGACGCCGACGGCCGACGTCCTGGCCGGGATGATGAGCGACATGGTTCGCCACGGCAGCAACCACTGCGTGATGGAGGTCAGCAGTCATGCGCTGCACCAGAAGCGATGCAGCGGCCTGCAGTTGTCCGCCGCGGCGATCACCAACATCACTCAGGACCATTTTGACTACCATCACACGGCGGAAAACTATCGCAGCGCAAAGGCACAAATCGGCACGCTGCTGCACGGCGACGCTCCGCTGCTGCTGAACACCGACGACACCGGCTGCCGGCAGTTGCTTCAGGAAAACTCCTTCAGCAACCCCGTCATTTCCCTGGGAATGTCGCCGGACGCCGAACTGCGAGCCGAAGTGCTGAGCACCACGCATCGTTCGCAGCGAATTCGACTCCATCTGGCTCAGGGCGACGCCGATGTCCGGCTGAAGCTGATCGGTCGTCACAATGTCATGAACGCACTGTTCGCCGCCGGACTGGCCGAACAACTGGGAATCCATCTTCCGCAGATCATTGCCGGACTGGAACGCATGGTGTCAATTCCCGGCCGGCTGGAACGCATCGACGAAGGCCAGTCGTTTCAAGTGCTGGTCGACTACGCTCACACTCCCGATGCACTGGCACACTGCCTGAACGCGATCCGCCAGTTTACGCCCGGCCGACTAATCTGCGTCTTTGGAGCCGGCGGGGAACGCGATCGCAGTAAGCGCCCGCTGATGGCCGCCGCCGCGTCCGCTGCCGATTCCGTCGTCGTGACTTCCGACAACCCGCGATCCGAAGACCCCGGACGGATTATCGAAGACGTCATTCGGGGATTTCCGCCGGGCTGCCCGTTCGAATGCGAAGTGGATCGTGAACGAGCCATCCTGAACGCGTTCCGAAAAGCCGAACCCGGTGATGTTGTTCTGATCGCCGGCAAGGGTCACGAATCCACGCAGACCATCGGCGACCGAACCGTACCGTTTGACGATCGCGTTGTTGCCCGGCGCCAGTTGCACGAAGTCATCGTCAGTGGGCCGCTGACGCAGATTCAGCCCGTGTATTCGGTGACCCGGTCAGCGTGAAAGCAGCACCATGTTTCCGCTAACCGTTGAACAACTGTGCCAGGTGACCGGAGGACTCGCGACCGGCAGTGCGAATCCGGACGATGTCGTTCGAAACGTCGTTATCGACAGCCGCCTGGCCGGTCCCGGCAGCGCATTCTTCGCGCTGCAGGGCAATCAGGTTCACGGGATGAACTTTGCGGATGACGCGGTCGCCCGTGGAGCCGTCGTGGTCGTCCTGGACGGCCGGTTTTCCGAATCCATCACTTCGGCGGACGGCAGCGGACCGGCGACCGTACTTGTCCCCTGTGCCACCGCCGCACTCGCGCAGCTCGCTGTGAGAAATCGACGGTACTCGGAAGCTCTGGTGCTGGGAATCACCGGCAGCGTCGGCAAGACGACCACGCGGCGGATGATCTTTGCTGTGCTGGAAGCCGCATTCCGAGGTGTTCAGAGCCCCCGGAACTTCAACAACGAACTGGGCGTTCCTCTCAGCCTGCTGCAGTTGTCGGCGGGTGACGAATTCGCGGTTATCGAAATGGCGGCGGCCGGTTCCGGCGAAATCTCCGAACTCGCAGGGATCGCCCGACCGGACTTCGCCGTCGTGACCCGAATCACACCCGCACATCTTGACGGATTCGGTTCCCTGAAAAGCGTGCAGCAAACCAAGTCCGAGCTCGTCAGAGCGCTGACCGCCGACGGAACTGCAATTCTGAACGCCGACGATCCGCTGGTCCGGCAAATGGCCGACCTGACCAAAGCGAATGTCGTACTGTTCGGTGAATCCGCCGACGCGAGCGTTCGCGCGGAATCCGTGCACGTCGAAAACTCGAAGCTGTCCGTAACCGTTGGTTCGGAAACCTTCGCCGTGCCTGCTTCGGGACGACATCACCTGACGTCGCTGCTGGCCGCGATTGCCGTGGGTCGGGAACTGGGCCTGTCATCGCAGCAGATCAACCTGGGACTGTCGCGTTACGTTCCCGAATCGGGTCGATGCTGCGTCCTGGAAGTCGGTTCGTGGACCGTCATCGATGATACCTACAACGCCAGTCCGGCATCCGTTGCCGCAGCCGCCGATTTGCTGCAGCACTGGTCGACTTCCGCGCGCAGGCTGCTGGTGCTCGGCGACATGCTGGAACTTGGCGATCAGGCCGAAGAATTCCATTTCAGCGTCGGAGCCCGGCTGGCTCAGGCGTCGATCGACCATGTGCTGGTGTTCGGCAGTCACGCCACCGACACCGCGGAAGGATTTCTGGAATCCGGTGGCCGCCCCGGCGGGATTTCCGTGTTTGAAGACGTCTCCACGCTGCTGGCGATTCTGGACGTGCAACTTAGTCCCGGCGACGTTGTTCTGGTGAAAGGCAGCCGCAGTCTGCAGATGGAACGCGTGATCGCGGCACTTCGCGCGGCACATGAACAGCAGCCTGCCACGATCGCCATGAAACGCCCTGCCGCGAACACAGTGCACTCAGCGCCGCCAGAGTTCGACGACACCTACACCGCACGTCGAGCATGACCGAAACAGACTACGCTGCACCGGTTTCGCAGCACCGGTCGCATCGCACCCGCCGCAGCGGGCTTCCACGATCATTTGGCGGCGTCGCCTGCCGCGTTCCTGTACCCTGCGGCGACGTTCCGGACATCTCCTTCCGCGTCCGGCGATCCACTGAGACACGACCTCGAAAGCTTTCCCACTCATGGCTTCGTCATTCGAAACCACTCGCCGCGTTGA is a genomic window of Planctomycetaceae bacterium containing:
- a CDS encoding metallophosphoesterase: MLQVPTRIDGPVAVIGDVHGQVDKLRRVIDKLSRVPDIHNRWIVFIGDLVDRGPDSKAAIDIFFELTERHGRVTCICGNHELAMAGSLGLISTPDFIDWPSRWLPAYDSETTFDSYGVPHGDLRALREALPERHAELLANLPWRVEHPHLLFVHAGLDPAMSFDIQVQILRERDFTLAHPPWLFSKSFINGPVPAGCPVTLVIGHVPIAEVYFGKQIIATDTTGGVQGDLSCVLLPEAVVLTSGDEEPRQLTPDARRQKKKAWWQVW
- a CDS encoding UDP-N-acetylmuramoyl-L-alanyl-D-glutamate--2,6-diaminopimelate ligase, which encodes MNANAISLQRLFPAASFVGCADVVVAGVSCDSRRVVPGDVFVALPGTRTDGHSYIRQAVAAGATAAIVRRPVSGLRLPQCVVDDVPVAYARLCMALAGNPQRSVKTAGITGTNGKTTTAFLLRSILEQSNCRCGLLGTVEFSDGLNSSAASMTTPTADVLAGMMSDMVRHGSNHCVMEVSSHALHQKRCSGLQLSAAAITNITQDHFDYHHTAENYRSAKAQIGTLLHGDAPLLLNTDDTGCRQLLQENSFSNPVISLGMSPDAELRAEVLSTTHRSQRIRLHLAQGDADVRLKLIGRHNVMNALFAAGLAEQLGIHLPQIIAGLERMVSIPGRLERIDEGQSFQVLVDYAHTPDALAHCLNAIRQFTPGRLICVFGAGGERDRSKRPLMAAAASAADSVVVTSDNPRSEDPGRIIEDVIRGFPPGCPFECEVDRERAILNAFRKAEPGDVVLIAGKGHESTQTIGDRTVPFDDRVVARRQLHEVIVSGPLTQIQPVYSVTRSA
- the murF gene encoding UDP-N-acetylmuramoyl-tripeptide--D-alanyl-D-alanine ligase; the encoded protein is MFPLTVEQLCQVTGGLATGSANPDDVVRNVVIDSRLAGPGSAFFALQGNQVHGMNFADDAVARGAVVVVLDGRFSESITSADGSGPATVLVPCATAALAQLAVRNRRYSEALVLGITGSVGKTTTRRMIFAVLEAAFRGVQSPRNFNNELGVPLSLLQLSAGDEFAVIEMAAAGSGEISELAGIARPDFAVVTRITPAHLDGFGSLKSVQQTKSELVRALTADGTAILNADDPLVRQMADLTKANVVLFGESADASVRAESVHVENSKLSVTVGSETFAVPASGRHHLTSLLAAIAVGRELGLSSQQINLGLSRYVPESGRCCVLEVGSWTVIDDTYNASPASVAAAADLLQHWSTSARRLLVLGDMLELGDQAEEFHFSVGARLAQASIDHVLVFGSHATDTAEGFLESGGRPGGISVFEDVSTLLAILDVQLSPGDVVLVKGSRSLQMERVIAALRAAHEQQPATIAMKRPAANTVHSAPPEFDDTYTARRA